In Candidatus Latescibacter sp., the genomic window CCAGAGAGAACGGGGTGTACATGAATATCCAGGGCGCCTGGCGGAATACAAACACCCGGCATGGGCTCCTTACCAACGCTATCCAGGACATTACCAAAAATTGGGATAACAGTATGTGGGTGACTTCGGTCGGGGTCGGCGTCACTCGGTGGGATGGATACGGCTGGCAGGGTTTTTCGTCAAAAAGATACATTGGCACGTTTGATATTCGACAGATGCAGGGCAGCCGGGAACAGCTCTGGTTTTTCACCAGCAATGGGGTACATGCCATGAAGGGTGCGGAATTTACCAATTACATTGAGAGTGAGGGACTCATTTCGAACGATGTTACCTGCGGAGTGGTCGAATCGGACGATCGTGTTTATGTCGGAACCAACCGTGGTATGAGCATCATCGACAAAGGACACATCATTAATTACTCTATTCCCAATATCCCGTTCGGAAACGACTTCACAGCGCTGGGAGTGGACAATCACAACCGGCTTCTCGCGGGATCAAAAAAAATCGGCTTAAATGTTCTGGACTCAGGTTCCTGGGCACTTATCCAGACCCAAGAACCCTCTCTGCTCAAGAATATACGGAGCATCATATATGGTCCGGACAGCACTCTCATCTGCAACACGGAGACAGGCATTGTATTTAACCAGGGTTTGAAGTGGGATCTGAAAACTCGTGACGACGGCATTGCGGGAAACGATATCCGGTGCAGCGTCTTCGACCGTAAAGGCTGTCTCTGGGTAGGCACTCCTTCCGGTATCAGCTCGCTCGCCGGCGGCCGCTGGACCCGCATACGCGCTGACGACGGTATTCCCTCCGAGGATGTCTGGGCATGCGCCCTGGATTCCACCGGCACGGTCTGGTTCGGTACTGCGGGAGGAATCGTATCTATCAGCGATTCACTGGTAAACTGGTCAACGCTTCCCGCTCTCAAAGGTCTGGATGTGCGGTCCGCCGCCGCTGTTGGAAACAAGGTCTATTTCGGCGCCGCCTCCGGCAAGCTTGTGGTGTATGATGGGAAATCCTGGGATACTTTCGGAAAGGGTACTCTTCGGATTACAACGCCCATAACGGCGATTACGGCTGATCCTTCCGGAGTCATCTGGCTCGGCACCGCGGGGGATGGCATCGTGCGCCTCGAAGGAAAAAAAGCGGAGGTCTACACCATAAGAGACGGCCTTCCCTCGAACGAAGTCCGGGCGCTCCTGTTTTATAACGGCAAACTCTGGGCAGCGTGCTACGGTGGGCTGGGGGTTGTGGATATGGGGAAATAAAAAGCGGGGAAATAATAACAGTTCAACGATCATAGCGAGCAAAGGGGGCGGGTTTTTACCTGCCCCTTTTTTATAATAGATGCCGAAACAGGTTCGGCGTGACCTGTGTCCGGATTTCACCGCTCAGATTTCAGATAATATTCATAAAAACCCCCTTGACAAACCCATTAATTATGCTATATCTTGTATACGGTCACCCCAAGTCATACAACATATTGATGTTATACCTGAATATTCAAGTAATCTGCA contains:
- a CDS encoding two-component regulator propeller domain-containing protein, with amino-acid sequence MRSNPAFTVIPILLSLLVLACSSQKSPVKIMQLTDPTQVTGIAVDGNTVYCSTRGGLVTWDIVSKKYTVATTKDGLPTNNLNTVIIDGKGTLWIATDLGLIARDGSSWKLFGTSQGLPSQVINNLNLDNKKNLWVSTAKGAAFFKNGSFSFLSDKEGPGSQDVLCILIDSGNNMWIGTRENGVYMNIQGAWRNTNTRHGLLTNAIQDITKNWDNSMWVTSVGVGVTRWDGYGWQGFSSKRYIGTFDIRQMQGSREQLWFFTSNGVHAMKGAEFTNYIESEGLISNDVTCGVVESDDRVYVGTNRGMSIIDKGHIINYSIPNIPFGNDFTALGVDNHNRLLAGSKKIGLNVLDSGSWALIQTQEPSLLKNIRSIIYGPDSTLICNTETGIVFNQGLKWDLKTRDDGIAGNDIRCSVFDRKGCLWVGTPSGISSLAGGRWTRIRADDGIPSEDVWACALDSTGTVWFGTAGGIVSISDSLVNWSTLPALKGLDVRSAAAVGNKVYFGAASGKLVVYDGKSWDTFGKGTLRITTPITAITADPSGVIWLGTAGDGIVRLEGKKAEVYTIRDGLPSNEVRALLFYNGKLWAACYGGLGVVDMGK